A window of the Streptomyces sp. NBC_01351 genome harbors these coding sequences:
- a CDS encoding PP2C family protein-serine/threonine phosphatase has translation MLDMDPCVRVDVDSLMATQHDLGVCDAIWRIAPGGKADAMSAPHLPKVAGIDPAVTASPHTAAPTPARTTPAQATPATPAPPAGPGSLIQDRLAGMVSDLTTLHELTERLARTSGLDASLHEFLRAGASLVGARRGLVVLEPSDGLGPTTTIGLGLGHADLGHIETVPRSATSYGRILDGLPDAHGGSEVLPEPDAPAGTGGFAAPVDPRHREVAARLGYAASYALPLTAEATGRLGAAVWLYDEQAEPNDRQRDLVGLYVRHAAEHLARMLEVERSRSRLATIAEELLPSRLPRIPGVQIAARHHTGPRGGGDWYDALPLPEGALGLAVGSVTGSGPSAVAAMGRLRASLRAYAVMEGEDPVAVLSDLELLLRLTEPARSATALFAYCEPAGGPGGEGQRTKIILAGAGHTPPLLIGERRTEYVETTLSAPLGMLSCWEAPSVDIEPAAGETVLLYTDGLLRRTGDPMDRAYARLHAAAAGVPRSAREDPGAICDHILRTVLPEGEPEDAPEDVVLLAARFE, from the coding sequence ATGCTGGACATGGATCCGTGTGTGCGTGTAGATGTGGATTCCTTGATGGCGACGCAGCACGATCTGGGGGTTTGCGATGCTATATGGCGAATCGCACCAGGTGGAAAGGCGGACGCCATGAGCGCCCCGCATCTGCCGAAAGTGGCTGGAATCGATCCAGCAGTTACCGCGTCACCGCACACTGCGGCGCCCACACCCGCGCGGACCACCCCCGCCCAGGCCACCCCGGCCACCCCGGCCCCTCCGGCCGGCCCGGGCAGCCTCATCCAGGACCGGCTCGCAGGCATGGTCTCGGACCTCACCACCCTCCACGAGCTCACCGAGCGCCTCGCCCGCACCAGCGGCCTCGACGCCTCGCTCCACGAGTTCCTGCGCGCCGGAGCCTCCCTCGTGGGCGCCCGCCGCGGACTGGTCGTCCTGGAGCCCTCCGACGGACTCGGCCCGACCACCACGATCGGCCTCGGCCTCGGCCACGCGGACCTCGGCCACATCGAGACCGTGCCGCGCAGCGCGACCTCGTACGGACGCATCCTCGACGGCCTGCCCGACGCGCACGGCGGCTCCGAGGTGCTCCCGGAACCGGACGCACCCGCCGGCACCGGCGGTTTCGCCGCCCCCGTCGACCCCCGCCACCGCGAGGTCGCCGCCCGCCTCGGCTACGCCGCCAGCTACGCGCTGCCGCTGACCGCAGAGGCCACCGGCCGGCTCGGCGCCGCCGTGTGGCTCTACGACGAGCAGGCCGAACCGAACGACCGCCAGCGCGACCTGGTCGGGCTCTACGTGCGGCACGCCGCGGAGCACCTGGCCAGGATGCTCGAGGTCGAGCGCTCCCGCTCCCGGCTGGCCACCATCGCCGAGGAGCTGCTGCCCAGCCGGCTGCCCCGAATCCCCGGGGTCCAGATCGCGGCCCGCCACCACACGGGGCCGCGCGGCGGAGGCGACTGGTACGACGCCCTGCCGCTGCCCGAGGGCGCCCTGGGACTGGCCGTCGGCTCCGTCACCGGCTCCGGGCCGAGCGCCGTCGCCGCCATGGGCCGGCTGCGCGCCTCGCTGCGGGCGTACGCCGTCATGGAAGGCGAGGATCCGGTCGCGGTCCTGTCCGACCTGGAACTGCTGCTGCGGCTGACCGAGCCCGCACGCTCCGCCACCGCGCTCTTCGCGTACTGCGAGCCCGCGGGGGGTCCCGGCGGCGAAGGACAGCGGACCAAGATCATCCTGGCCGGCGCCGGGCACACGCCGCCGCTCCTCATCGGCGAGCGCCGCACCGAGTACGTGGAGACCACGCTCTCCGCACCGCTGGGGATGCTGTCCTGCTGGGAGGCACCGAGCGTGGACATCGAGCCGGCCGCCGGAGAAACGGTGCTGCTGTACACGGACGGGCTGCTGCGCCGCACCGGAGACCCGATGGACCGGGCCTACGCGCGGCTGCACGCGGCCGCCGCGGGGGTTCCCCGGAGCGCCCGGGAGGATCCGGGAGCGATCTGCGACCACATCCTGCGGACCGTACTGCCCGAAGGGGAGCCGGAGGACGCGCCCGAAGACGTCGTCCTGCTCGCCGCCCGGTTCGAGTGA
- a CDS encoding aminopeptidase P family protein, producing the protein MADELTPETPEEEQPKKTHKQRKNGLYPGVSDELAESMRTGWADTELHGLEPIAQAAHTAARRAALSARFPGDRLVVPAGRLKTRSNDTEYPFRASTEYAYLTGDQTENGVLVLEPTGETGHTATIYLLPRSNRENGEFWLSGQGELWVGRRHSLTEAEQLLGIPAKDVRELAEALTEAEGPVRAVRGHDSVIESALTDKVTKERDEELRVYLSEARAVKDEFEIGELQKAVDSTVRGFEDVVKVLDKAEATSERYIEGTFFLRARVEGNDVGYGSICAAGPHACTLHWVRNDGDVRSGDLLLLDAGVETHSLYTADVTRTLPINGTYTDIQRKIYDAVYESQEAGIAAVKPGAKFRDFHDASQHVLAEKLVEWGLLEGPVERVLELGLQRRWTLHGTGHMLGMDVHDCAAARTEAYVDGTLEPGMCLTVEPGLYFQADDLSVPEEYRGIGVRIEDDILVTEDGNRNLSAGLPRTSVEVESWMARLKG; encoded by the coding sequence GTGGCTGACGAGCTCACCCCGGAGACCCCGGAAGAAGAGCAGCCCAAGAAGACGCACAAGCAGCGCAAGAACGGTCTGTACCCGGGCGTCAGCGACGAACTTGCCGAGAGCATGCGCACCGGCTGGGCCGACACCGAGCTGCACGGGCTGGAGCCCATCGCGCAGGCCGCACACACCGCCGCCCGCCGCGCCGCGCTGTCCGCCCGCTTCCCCGGCGATCGCCTCGTCGTCCCCGCGGGCCGCCTGAAGACCCGCTCGAACGACACCGAGTACCCCTTCCGCGCCTCGACCGAGTACGCGTACCTCACCGGCGACCAGACCGAGAACGGCGTCCTGGTCCTGGAGCCCACTGGGGAGACCGGGCACACCGCCACGATCTACCTGCTGCCGCGCTCCAACCGCGAGAACGGCGAGTTCTGGCTCTCCGGCCAGGGCGAGCTGTGGGTCGGCCGCCGCCACTCGCTCACCGAGGCCGAGCAGCTCCTGGGCATCCCGGCAAAGGACGTCCGCGAGCTCGCCGAAGCGCTCACCGAGGCCGAGGGCCCGGTTCGGGCCGTCCGCGGCCACGACTCCGTCATCGAGTCCGCCCTCACCGACAAGGTGACCAAGGAGCGCGACGAGGAGCTGCGCGTCTACCTCTCCGAGGCCCGCGCCGTGAAGGACGAGTTCGAGATCGGCGAACTGCAGAAGGCCGTCGACTCCACCGTCCGCGGCTTCGAGGACGTCGTGAAGGTCCTCGACAAGGCGGAGGCCACCTCCGAGCGCTACATCGAGGGCACCTTCTTCCTGCGCGCCCGCGTCGAGGGCAATGACGTCGGCTACGGCTCCATCTGCGCCGCCGGCCCGCACGCCTGCACCCTGCACTGGGTCCGAAACGACGGCGACGTCCGTTCCGGCGACCTGCTGCTGCTCGACGCCGGCGTCGAGACCCACTCCCTCTACACGGCCGACGTCACGCGCACGCTGCCGATCAACGGCACGTACACGGACATCCAGCGCAAGATCTACGACGCGGTCTACGAGTCCCAGGAAGCCGGCATCGCCGCCGTCAAGCCGGGTGCGAAGTTCCGCGACTTCCACGACGCCTCCCAGCACGTACTGGCCGAGAAGCTCGTCGAGTGGGGCCTGCTGGAGGGCCCGGTCGAGCGCGTCCTGGAGCTCGGCCTGCAGCGCCGCTGGACCCTCCACGGCACCGGCCACATGCTCGGCATGGACGTCCACGACTGCGCGGCCGCGCGCACCGAGGCGTACGTCGACGGCACGCTGGAGCCGGGCATGTGCCTGACCGTCGAGCCCGGTCTGTACTTCCAGGCCGACGACCTGAGCGTGCCCGAGGAGTACCGCGGCATCGGCGTCCGGATCGAGGACGACATCCTCGTCACCGAGGACGGCAACCGGAACCTGTCGGCCGGACTGCCCCGCACGTCGGTCGAGGTCGAGTCCTGGATGGCGCGCCTCAAGGGCTGA
- a CDS encoding DUF5926 family protein, translated as MAKKRPAAKSAKPQLNNGEIPVVGAREPCPCGSGRRYKACHGAAAAHAVTEHVRRPFEGLPGECDWVALRELVPAATVPLTLKGGLPEGVPSVTLVTVLPMAWPALRREDGSVLLGLQNESSSGDLGRDLADTLERALVADPGTPVAARRVPAEGPRLQDLLDSDGGFEPVVHTGFEFWIPESESAQNASPEIAASLERANAAAIPTVKLTGVDAAYWCETPEKNHLRWVMPHPEEKLLDALARLHAAGTSSLGEGTKLVGSFRAHGLMVPVWDLPTGVTAEDVEKPAAELAERLAGALATDAPLTTEERRARGGLTNRQVTLS; from the coding sequence ATGGCCAAGAAGCGCCCCGCAGCCAAGTCTGCAAAGCCGCAGCTCAACAACGGTGAAATCCCCGTGGTGGGCGCCCGCGAGCCCTGCCCCTGCGGATCCGGGCGCCGCTACAAGGCCTGCCACGGCGCAGCCGCCGCGCACGCCGTCACCGAGCACGTGCGGCGCCCCTTCGAGGGCCTGCCGGGCGAGTGCGACTGGGTCGCGCTGCGCGAACTCGTGCCCGCGGCCACCGTGCCGCTGACCCTCAAGGGCGGTCTGCCCGAGGGAGTTCCCTCCGTCACGCTGGTGACCGTACTGCCCATGGCCTGGCCGGCCCTGCGCCGCGAGGACGGCTCGGTCCTGCTCGGCCTGCAGAACGAATCGTCCAGCGGGGACCTCGGCCGCGACCTGGCCGACACCCTGGAGCGTGCGCTCGTGGCGGACCCGGGTACTCCCGTGGCGGCCCGCCGGGTTCCCGCCGAGGGTCCGCGACTTCAGGATCTCCTGGACTCCGACGGCGGTTTCGAGCCGGTTGTCCACACCGGCTTCGAATTCTGGATTCCGGAATCGGAGAGCGCCCAGAACGCCTCTCCGGAGATCGCCGCCTCGCTGGAGCGCGCCAACGCGGCCGCCATTCCCACCGTCAAGCTGACCGGTGTGGACGCGGCCTACTGGTGCGAGACCCCGGAGAAGAACCACCTGCGCTGGGTCATGCCGCACCCCGAGGAGAAGCTGCTCGACGCCCTCGCGCGGCTGCACGCGGCCGGTACCTCCTCGCTCGGCGAGGGCACGAAGCTCGTCGGTTCCTTCCGTGCGCACGGCCTGATGGTCCCCGTCTGGGACCTGCCCACCGGGGTCACGGCGGAGGACGTGGAGAAGCCCGCGGCAGAGCTGGCGGAGCGGCTGGCCGGAGCCCTGGCCACGGACGCCCCGCTGACCACGGAGGAGCGCCGGGCGCGCGGCGGGCTCACCAACCGCCAGGTGACCCTCAGCTGA
- a CDS encoding bifunctional DNA primase/polymerase, whose product MREILGRRLQRLRDRFRSLRPAPGRVDAPPALLDAALTCATVRQWPVLPGVGRSASDGSRCACPDPDCVVPGAHPFDPGLLAATTDPRMVAWWWTRRPAAPVLLATGGTAPCAVSLPAGAAARALVRLDAQGLRLGPVVATPTRWSLLVAPYSLERLGELLYAKDHVPSSLRFHGEGGYLLLPPSAASSGGQVRWEREPGPDEELWLPDVEAVVDALVEASSGAPGGGSRLAY is encoded by the coding sequence ATGCGCGAGATCCTCGGAAGGCGTCTCCAGCGGCTCCGCGACCGCTTTCGATCCCTGCGCCCCGCCCCTGGGCGGGTCGACGCCCCGCCGGCCCTCCTCGACGCGGCGCTCACCTGCGCCACCGTCCGGCAGTGGCCCGTCCTGCCCGGCGTCGGCCGGTCCGCCTCGGACGGCTCGCGCTGTGCCTGCCCCGACCCCGACTGCGTCGTTCCCGGCGCGCACCCCTTCGACCCCGGGCTGCTCGCGGCCACCACCGACCCGCGGATGGTGGCCTGGTGGTGGACGCGGCGGCCCGCCGCTCCCGTCCTCCTGGCCACCGGTGGGACCGCCCCCTGTGCGGTGAGCCTGCCGGCCGGGGCCGCGGCGCGTGCCCTCGTACGGCTGGACGCGCAAGGCCTGCGGCTGGGGCCGGTGGTGGCCACGCCGACCCGCTGGTCGCTGCTGGTGGCGCCGTATTCACTGGAACGGCTCGGCGAACTCCTCTACGCCAAGGACCACGTGCCCTCCTCCCTGCGCTTCCACGGCGAGGGCGGCTACTTGTTGCTGCCGCCATCGGCCGCGTCCAGTGGCGGCCAGGTGCGCTGGGAGCGGGAGCCGGGTCCGGATGAGGAGCTGTGGCTGCCCGACGTCGAGGCGGTCGTGGACGCGCTCGTCGAGGCGAGCAGCGGCGCACCCGGCGGCGGCAGCCGGCTCGCGTACTGA
- a CDS encoding glycerophosphodiester phosphodiesterase, translated as MTHATPHPIQVVAHRGASEDAPEHTLAAYRRAIEDGADALECDVRLTADGHLVLVHDRRVNRTSNGRGAVSALELADLAALDFGSWKDREESPDWDADPERTSVLTLERLLELVSDAGRPVQLAIETKHPTRWAGQVEERLLFLLKRFGLDSPPTEGPHPVRVMSFSARSLHRVRAAAPTIPTVYLMQFISPRMRDGRLPAGVGIAGPGMRIVRNHPGFIRKLQGAGHSVHVWTVNDPEDVQLCADLGVEAIITNRPRQVLSQLGR; from the coding sequence GTGACCCACGCAACGCCGCACCCCATCCAGGTCGTCGCCCACCGCGGCGCCTCGGAGGACGCCCCCGAGCACACCCTGGCCGCCTACCGCAGGGCCATCGAAGACGGCGCGGACGCCCTCGAATGCGACGTCCGGCTGACGGCCGACGGCCATCTGGTCCTGGTCCACGACCGCCGGGTCAACCGCACCTCCAACGGCCGCGGCGCGGTCTCCGCCCTGGAGCTCGCCGACCTCGCCGCCCTCGACTTCGGTTCCTGGAAGGACCGCGAGGAGTCCCCCGACTGGGACGCGGACCCGGAGCGCACCTCCGTCCTCACCCTCGAGCGGCTCCTGGAGCTGGTCTCCGACGCCGGCCGGCCGGTCCAGCTGGCGATCGAGACGAAGCACCCGACCCGCTGGGCCGGACAGGTGGAGGAGCGCCTCCTGTTCCTCCTCAAGCGCTTCGGCCTGGACTCCCCGCCCACCGAAGGACCCCACCCGGTCCGCGTCATGAGCTTCTCGGCGCGCTCCCTGCACCGGGTGAGGGCAGCCGCCCCGACGATCCCGACCGTGTATCTGATGCAGTTCATCTCGCCCCGGATGCGGGACGGGCGGCTGCCGGCCGGCGTCGGAATCGCCGGTCCGGGGATGCGGATCGTACGCAACCACCCCGGCTTCATCCGCAAGCTCCAGGGCGCGGGCCACTCCGTACACGTATGGACTGTGAACGATCCGGAAGACGTTCAGCTCTGCGCTGATCTGGGTGTGGAAGCGATCATCACGAACAGACCTCGTCAGGTTCTGTCCCAACTGGGCCGCTGA
- a CDS encoding S1C family serine protease, translating into MSTENEGTAAPTPPAAPSAPPAQASETQPAAPAPAPQPADAPPAPPAPAEATAPAAPVVPAAAPAAEPVTQQLPPTPAPGAEHTQQLPPTPPPAAAAPATPAYPAPAHPAPAYGQAPAPAAHGGEGWPPPPPAVPGYGAPGGQGGHGGGAWGAPLTADGTPPAKPKGKGGLIAGVLVAALLAGGIGGGVGYWAADRSSNGTGSTTITAGNTPKDLKREAGSIAGLAAAALPSVVTIEASAGDGDGGTGTGFVYDQQGHILTNNHVVASAANGGKLSAIFSDGKKYEAEVVGRAQGYDVAVLKLKNPPAGLKPLPLGDSEKVAVGDATIAIGAPFGLSNTVTTGIVSAKNRPVASGDGSGGKNSYMSALQTDASINPGNSGGPLLDGRGAVIGINSAIQSAGNGGFGGGQAGSIGLGFAIPINQAKNVAESLIKTGKPVYPALLVQVDLQSKAEGAKISEQGAAANELVDPNGPAGKAGLKPGDIITDFGGKPVDSGPTLISMIWTYKPGDTVKLTYLRGGKPTTVDVTLASRVGDK; encoded by the coding sequence GTGAGCACCGAGAACGAGGGCACCGCGGCCCCGACGCCCCCCGCGGCCCCGTCCGCACCCCCCGCTCAGGCCTCCGAGACGCAGCCTGCGGCTCCCGCGCCTGCTCCGCAGCCGGCGGACGCACCGCCGGCGCCCCCGGCCCCTGCCGAGGCGACGGCTCCGGCCGCCCCGGTGGTCCCCGCGGCCGCGCCCGCCGCAGAGCCGGTGACCCAGCAGCTCCCGCCCACTCCGGCGCCGGGCGCCGAGCACACCCAGCAGCTCCCGCCCACCCCGCCGCCCGCCGCTGCGGCGCCCGCCACCCCGGCGTACCCGGCTCCGGCGCACCCCGCCCCGGCCTACGGCCAGGCCCCCGCTCCGGCCGCGCACGGCGGCGAGGGCTGGCCGCCCCCGCCGCCCGCCGTGCCCGGGTACGGCGCGCCCGGCGGCCAGGGAGGCCACGGAGGCGGTGCCTGGGGCGCGCCCCTGACCGCCGACGGCACCCCGCCGGCCAAGCCGAAGGGCAAGGGCGGCCTGATCGCGGGCGTCCTCGTGGCGGCCCTGCTCGCGGGCGGCATCGGCGGCGGCGTCGGCTACTGGGCCGCCGACCGCAGCAGCAACGGCACGGGGTCGACCACGATCACCGCCGGCAACACCCCGAAGGACCTCAAGCGCGAGGCCGGTTCGATCGCGGGTCTGGCCGCCGCCGCACTGCCCAGCGTCGTCACCATCGAGGCCTCGGCCGGTGACGGCGACGGCGGGACCGGCACGGGCTTCGTCTACGACCAGCAGGGCCACATCCTCACGAACAACCACGTGGTGGCCTCGGCCGCCAACGGTGGCAAGCTCTCCGCGATCTTCTCCGACGGCAAGAAGTACGAGGCCGAGGTGGTGGGCCGGGCGCAGGGTTACGACGTCGCCGTCCTCAAGCTGAAGAACCCTCCGGCCGGCCTCAAGCCGCTGCCGCTCGGCGACTCCGAGAAGGTCGCGGTCGGCGACGCGACCATCGCCATCGGCGCGCCGTTCGGCCTGTCGAACACGGTCACGACCGGCATCGTCAGCGCCAAGAACCGCCCTGTCGCCTCCGGTGACGGCTCCGGCGGCAAGAATTCGTACATGAGCGCCCTGCAGACGGACGCCTCGATCAACCCGGGCAACTCCGGTGGCCCGCTGCTCGACGGGCGCGGCGCCGTCATCGGCATCAACTCCGCGATCCAGTCGGCCGGCAACGGCGGTTTCGGCGGCGGCCAGGCCGGTTCCATCGGCCTCGGCTTCGCCATCCCGATCAACCAGGCGAAGAACGTCGCCGAGTCCCTGATCAAGACGGGCAAGCCGGTCTACCCGGCGCTGCTGGTCCAGGTGGACCTCCAGTCCAAGGCCGAGGGCGCCAAGATCTCCGAGCAGGGCGCGGCCGCCAACGAGCTGGTCGATCCGAACGGTCCGGCCGGCAAGGCCGGTCTCAAGCCGGGCGACATCATCACCGACTTCGGCGGCAAGCCGGTCGACAGCGGCCCGACCCTGATCAGCATGATCTGGACGTACAAGCCCGGCGACACGGTGAAGCTCACCTACCTGCGCGGCGGCAAGCCGACCACGGTGGACGTCACGCTCGCCTCGCGGGTCGGCGACAAGTAG
- a CDS encoding LysR family transcriptional regulator: protein MFDSRHIRTFHEVVASGSYSAAARVLGYTQPAITQQMKALERAVGTPLFTRVGRKMQLTEAGESLSRHAETILGSLSAAEAQLKAYARLRTGRVRLCGFPSANVTLVPEALSGLAKDHPGVQVELLEGEPPESLRRLERGECDITLAFTYPGLHEEIPEEVTEVRLLEDQLTVLLPTGHPLARRRAVHLADLAEERWIAGCPRCRANLLHECAELGFVPDIRFATDDNLVVQSLVAQGLGVAMMPALVLPSLSLSKVCGRALQPTARRHIAAYVYRDHLRVPATAVVLDALRRVAANRVGC from the coding sequence GTGTTCGATTCCCGGCACATACGGACGTTCCATGAGGTGGTCGCCTCCGGGTCCTACTCGGCGGCCGCCCGCGTGCTGGGCTACACCCAGCCCGCCATCACCCAGCAGATGAAGGCGTTGGAACGCGCCGTCGGAACACCGCTGTTCACCCGCGTGGGCCGGAAGATGCAGCTCACCGAGGCCGGAGAGTCCCTCTCCCGGCATGCCGAGACGATCCTCGGCAGCCTCTCCGCCGCCGAGGCCCAGCTCAAGGCGTACGCGCGTCTGCGCACCGGGCGGGTGCGGCTGTGCGGCTTCCCCAGCGCCAACGTCACCCTCGTGCCGGAGGCCCTGAGCGGTCTGGCCAAGGACCATCCCGGCGTACAGGTCGAGCTGCTGGAGGGGGAGCCCCCGGAGTCGCTGCGCCGACTGGAGCGCGGGGAGTGCGACATCACTCTGGCCTTCACCTATCCGGGGCTGCACGAGGAGATCCCGGAGGAGGTCACCGAGGTCAGGCTGCTGGAGGACCAGCTGACCGTGCTGCTCCCGACCGGGCACCCGCTGGCGCGGCGCAGGGCTGTGCACCTGGCGGATCTCGCCGAGGAGCGGTGGATCGCCGGCTGCCCGCGATGCCGGGCGAACCTGCTGCACGAGTGCGCCGAGCTGGGCTTCGTACCCGACATCCGCTTCGCCACCGACGACAACCTGGTGGTGCAGAGCCTGGTCGCCCAAGGCCTGGGCGTGGCCATGATGCCCGCGCTGGTCCTGCCTTCCCTCTCGCTCAGCAAGGTCTGCGGACGGGCCCTGCAGCCCACCGCGCGCCGCCACATCGCGGCCTACGTGTACCGCGACCACCTGCGCGTCCCGGCGACGGCCGTGGTCCTCGACGCGCTCCGGCGGGTGGCGGCGAACCGGGTCGGCTGCTGA